The Hymenobacter sp. 5317J-9 genome has a window encoding:
- a CDS encoding peroxiredoxin, translating into MLQVGQLAPDFTLTTTTGATFRLSEKRGRHVVLYFYPKDDTPGCTAEACSFRDQYEDFKDLGAEVVGVSSDSEASHQKFTQKHRLPFELLADADGKVRKLYEVPRALLGLLPGRVTFVIDKQGVIQYIFNSLSGATDHVSNARKVLEGLPE; encoded by the coding sequence ATGCTCCAGGTAGGACAACTTGCCCCCGATTTCACGCTCACCACCACTACCGGCGCCACCTTTCGCCTGTCCGAAAAGCGCGGCCGCCACGTGGTGCTGTACTTCTACCCCAAAGACGATACCCCCGGCTGCACCGCCGAAGCCTGCTCGTTTCGCGACCAGTACGAAGATTTCAAAGACCTCGGCGCCGAAGTGGTGGGCGTGAGCTCCGACAGCGAGGCCTCGCACCAGAAATTCACCCAGAAGCACCGCCTGCCCTTCGAACTCCTGGCCGATGCCGACGGCAAGGTGCGCAAGCTCTACGAGGTGCCCCGCGCCCTGCTGGGCCTGCTGCCCGGCCGCGTCACGTTTGTAATTGACAAGCAAGGCGTTATCCAATACATCTTCAATTCCCTCAGCGGCGCCACCGACCACGTAAGCAACGCCAGGAAAGTGCTGGAAGGACTGCCTGAGTAG
- a CDS encoding alpha/beta hydrolase has translation MPRFLLFLLLPLLLSGAPAWSQTAPLNATLDGYEYPFAVKILPLKIEGQALRMAYMDVPATARANGRTVVLLHGKNFFGAYWRETIRTLAAAGFRVVVPDQIGFGKSDKADIHYSFHQLARNTKHLLDTLGVKKAIVVGHSMGGMLATRFALLYPEATEKLVLENPIGLEDYRVGVPFQTVDQAEATERKSTEASIRKYHATYYPNGYPAAHDQWLLPLAAQTTSPDFPKVARANGLTFEMIYQQPVSYEFNRIAVPTLLIIGQADRTVVGKGLIKDPKTLAQMGQYPNLGRRTAAQIKGAKLVELPNVGHIPHLEVSAQFHKALLTFLQ, from the coding sequence ATGCCTCGTTTCCTCCTCTTTCTACTGCTGCCCCTGTTGCTGAGCGGCGCGCCGGCTTGGTCCCAAACGGCCCCGCTCAATGCCACGCTGGACGGGTATGAGTATCCGTTTGCAGTTAAAATACTGCCCTTGAAAATTGAAGGCCAGGCCCTGCGCATGGCCTACATGGACGTGCCCGCCACGGCCCGGGCCAACGGCCGCACCGTGGTGCTGCTGCACGGCAAAAATTTCTTCGGGGCCTACTGGCGCGAAACCATTCGGACATTGGCGGCGGCCGGCTTTCGCGTGGTGGTGCCCGACCAGATTGGCTTCGGCAAATCCGACAAGGCCGACATTCATTATTCCTTTCACCAACTGGCCCGCAACACGAAGCACTTGCTCGATACGCTGGGGGTGAAAAAGGCAATCGTGGTGGGCCACAGCATGGGCGGCATGCTGGCCACGCGCTTTGCCCTGCTCTATCCGGAAGCCACCGAAAAGCTGGTACTCGAAAACCCCATCGGGCTAGAGGACTACCGCGTGGGCGTGCCCTTTCAGACCGTGGACCAGGCCGAAGCCACCGAGCGGAAAAGCACCGAAGCCAGCATTCGCAAATACCACGCGACGTATTACCCCAACGGCTACCCGGCCGCCCACGACCAATGGCTGCTGCCGCTGGCGGCACAAACCACAAGCCCCGATTTTCCGAAAGTGGCGCGGGCCAACGGCCTCACTTTTGAGATGATATACCAGCAGCCGGTGAGCTACGAATTCAACCGCATTGCCGTGCCCACGCTGCTCATCATCGGCCAGGCCGACCGCACCGTGGTGGGCAAGGGCCTGATAAAAGACCCCAAAACGCTGGCTCAAATGGGCCAGTATCCGAACCTGGGTCGCCGCACCGCCGCCCAAATAAAAGGCGCGAAGCTGGTGGAGCTGCCCAACGTGGGCCACATCCCGCACCTGGAAGTATCAGCGCAGTTTCACAAAGCCTTGCTGACTTTTCTACAATAG
- a CDS encoding 4Fe-4S dicluster domain-containing protein → MTIAPPLPTAPPAEKLTLAVVAGGLLALLLALADANPSRQRLWFYLAVALVSSGTLAWSWLKFGGRPAGVQHDNLWLRASTGRGAVAWVTGLVLTGFYVVLYWYSGDDGHGHFGPLNNLVHALDGFSQWLRARPADQWFLYGTFYTLAVLLMGGRALWKYRHSRYQLIRTASVMFFQLGFSFLIPGVLLFFQQPEFYFSYFWPLKYDYLFPGTVTSLLQNGGLGVFMVFWGAVMSLLATPVLTYFFGKRWYCSWVCGCGGLAETAGDPYRQLSDKSRAAWRWEVRLIYPILGLIVAITALLWVHFATGSTLLGEAGRVAAKWYGFAIGSVFSGVIGVGFYPIMGSRVWCRFGCPMAAYLGLLQKHFSRFRISTNGGQCISCGNCSNVCEMGIDVKQYAQRGEPIIRAACVGCGLCSTACPRGVLNLENGPREGRYQASPLIHADSLRILS, encoded by the coding sequence ATGACCATCGCGCCCCCTCTGCCCACTGCTCCCCCAGCCGAAAAGCTCACGCTGGCCGTGGTGGCAGGTGGCCTGCTCGCCCTGCTCTTGGCCCTGGCCGACGCCAACCCCAGCCGGCAACGGCTGTGGTTTTACCTGGCGGTGGCGCTGGTGAGCAGCGGCACGCTGGCCTGGAGCTGGCTGAAATTTGGCGGCCGGCCCGCCGGGGTGCAGCACGACAACCTCTGGCTGCGCGCCAGCACCGGGCGCGGCGCCGTGGCCTGGGTGACGGGGTTGGTGCTCACGGGCTTCTACGTGGTGCTGTACTGGTACAGCGGCGATGACGGCCACGGTCACTTCGGCCCCCTCAACAACCTCGTGCACGCCCTCGATGGCTTCAGCCAGTGGCTGCGCGCCCGGCCTGCCGACCAGTGGTTTCTCTACGGCACCTTCTACACGCTGGCCGTGCTGCTCATGGGCGGCCGGGCCCTGTGGAAATACCGGCACTCGCGCTACCAGCTCATCCGCACGGCCTCGGTGATGTTTTTTCAGCTGGGCTTTTCCTTCCTCATCCCGGGCGTGCTGCTCTTTTTCCAGCAGCCCGAATTTTACTTCTCGTATTTCTGGCCGCTGAAGTACGACTACCTGTTTCCGGGCACTGTCACGTCGCTGCTGCAAAACGGGGGGCTGGGCGTGTTCATGGTGTTTTGGGGCGCGGTGATGTCGCTGCTGGCCACGCCGGTGCTCACCTATTTCTTCGGCAAGCGCTGGTACTGCTCGTGGGTGTGCGGCTGCGGCGGCCTGGCCGAAACCGCCGGCGACCCCTACCGCCAACTTTCCGACAAAAGCCGCGCCGCTTGGCGCTGGGAAGTCCGGCTCATCTACCCCATTCTGGGCCTTATCGTAGCCATCACGGCCTTGCTGTGGGTGCATTTTGCCACGGGCAGCACCCTGCTGGGCGAGGCCGGCAGGGTGGCGGCCAAATGGTATGGCTTCGCCATCGGCTCGGTGTTTTCGGGCGTGATTGGGGTGGGCTTCTACCCCATCATGGGCTCGCGGGTGTGGTGCCGCTTCGGCTGCCCCATGGCGGCCTACCTGGGCCTGCTGCAAAAGCATTTTTCCCGTTTCCGCATCAGCACCAACGGCGGGCAGTGCATCTCGTGCGGCAACTGCTCCAACGTGTGCGAGATGGGCATCGACGTGAAGCAATACGCCCAGCGCGGCGAGCCCATCATTCGGGCCGCGTGCGTGGGCTGCGGCCTGTGCAGCACGGCTTGCCCCCGCGGCGTGCTCAATCTGGAAAACGGCCCGCGTGAGGGCCGCTACCAGGCTTCGCCGCTGATTCATGCCGACTCGCTGCGCATCCTTTCCTAG